The Cerasicoccus sp. TK19100 genome window below encodes:
- a CDS encoding NAD-dependent epimerase/dehydratase family protein, which translates to MSFKKIIITGGSGKAGRAVANHLHNGGRAIINVDIKAPEPKLACRFIPVDLTDYGQVVDVLEGADAVVHFAAIPSPSHGPQSEIFRNNTVSTYNVFQAARLHGVKRIVWASSETCFGLPFHQEKPDHAPLSENAPLYPESAYALTKVLGEEMARQFHRWSGITIIGLRLSNVMDPDTDYAKFSKWQDDPKLRAVNMWGYIDSRDVARATECALYCDFNGVDFFTIAAADTVMRMPNDQLMAAAYPDVPYTPTPGPNDALYDISKAREVLGFTPKYSWRDEV; encoded by the coding sequence ATGTCATTTAAAAAGATCATCATCACCGGAGGCAGTGGCAAGGCAGGCCGCGCCGTGGCCAACCACCTGCACAACGGCGGACGCGCCATTATCAATGTCGACATCAAAGCGCCCGAGCCCAAGCTCGCCTGCCGGTTTATCCCCGTTGATCTGACCGATTACGGACAAGTCGTGGACGTCCTGGAAGGCGCGGACGCAGTGGTCCACTTTGCGGCAATTCCCTCTCCGAGCCATGGACCGCAGAGCGAGATTTTCCGCAACAACACCGTCTCAACTTATAATGTGTTTCAGGCCGCCCGGTTGCACGGCGTTAAGCGCATCGTCTGGGCCTCGAGTGAGACTTGTTTTGGCCTGCCGTTTCATCAGGAAAAACCGGATCACGCACCGCTGAGCGAAAACGCGCCGCTCTATCCGGAGTCAGCCTATGCACTGACCAAAGTGCTGGGCGAAGAGATGGCGCGCCAGTTTCACCGCTGGTCCGGCATCACGATCATTGGCCTGCGCCTGTCCAACGTCATGGACCCAGACACCGACTATGCGAAGTTCAGCAAATGGCAGGACGACCCCAAGCTCCGCGCCGTTAACATGTGGGGCTACATCGACTCACGCGACGTCGCCCGCGCCACCGAATGCGCGCTTTACTGCGACTTCAACGGCGTTGACTTCTTTACCATCGCGGCGGCAGACACCGTCATGCGCATGCCGAATGATCAGCTAATGGCGGCCGCATATCCCGACGTCCCCTACACGCCGACGCCCGGCCCGAACGATGCGCTCTACGATATTTCCAAGGCGCGCGAGGTGCTCGGCTTCACACCAAAATACAGTTGGCGCGACGAGGTGTAG
- a CDS encoding 3-keto-disaccharide hydrolase: MNQSLAPCLFLATTLLAGLGHAATTTLPDKPIADLAFYDGETALNGADAWKVEGDELVCSGAPRGYLVLTEDIGDYTLSFEWKWDNEEGGNSGVLLHALPATSGFRTWPSSVEVQLQHGMAGDFYAIGQLPGFVGEGSMFVAPGVPVTRLDRKQTNEKPIGEWNAMELRAEGDVITVIVNGETVNEITKVKPAKGAIALQSEGSPIRFRKIELKQ, from the coding sequence ATGAATCAATCCCTTGCGCCCTGCCTATTCCTTGCCACTACGCTGCTTGCCGGACTCGGGCACGCTGCTACGACGACCTTGCCCGATAAGCCCATTGCCGATCTAGCATTCTACGATGGCGAAACCGCGCTCAATGGTGCCGATGCCTGGAAGGTCGAGGGCGATGAGTTGGTCTGCTCGGGCGCTCCTCGTGGCTACCTGGTACTGACAGAAGACATCGGCGACTACACGCTGAGCTTTGAGTGGAAATGGGACAACGAGGAGGGCGGCAATAGCGGCGTGCTGCTCCATGCCTTGCCAGCCACGAGTGGATTCCGCACCTGGCCAAGCAGTGTCGAGGTGCAGCTACAGCATGGCATGGCAGGCGACTTTTACGCCATTGGCCAGTTGCCTGGTTTTGTGGGCGAGGGCTCCATGTTTGTGGCACCCGGCGTGCCAGTGACGCGGCTGGACCGCAAACAAACCAACGAAAAACCAATCGGCGAATGGAACGCGATGGAGCTCCGCGCCGAAGGCGATGTCATCACCGTCATCGTTAACGGCGAAACGGTAAACGAGATCACCAAGGTCAAGCCAGCCAAAGGTGCCATCGCACTGCAAAGCGAAGGCTCACCCATCCGTTTTCGCAAGATCGAGCTGAAGCAGTAG
- the eno gene encoding phosphopyruvate hydratase, translating into MTTIVDIHAREIMDSRGNPTVEVDVELDSGVIGRAAVPSGASTGEHEALEMRDGDLPAKDFPKGFDRKGRYLGKGVLKAVTNVNTSIAEALIGMDACDQVGVDTAMFKLDGTANKKNLGANAILGVSLATAKAAAETLGLPLYKYIGGPNAKVLPVPMMNIMNGGAHSDAPIDFQEFMIMPIGAPTFREALRYGAETFHSLKKVLKGMGMNTAVGDEGGFAPNIESTEAAMDAIAIAIEKAGYKLGKDIVFALDVASSEFYDKKKKKYVFKKSSGDVLSGDDMVAFYQDLCKKYPIRSIEDGCDENDWDTWKKLTDAIGDTTQLVGDDLFVTNTKFLKKGIDLGVANSILVKVNQIGSLTETLDAVEMAKEARYTSVLSHRSGETEDSTIADIAVATNCGQIKTGSLSRSDRIAKYNQLLRIEEELGEQAIFGGKL; encoded by the coding sequence ATGACTACCATCGTAGATATCCACGCACGTGAAATTATGGACTCGCGCGGCAATCCGACCGTTGAGGTCGATGTCGAGCTCGACAGCGGCGTTATCGGCCGCGCCGCCGTTCCCAGCGGTGCCTCGACCGGTGAGCACGAAGCGCTTGAAATGCGCGACGGTGACTTGCCCGCGAAGGACTTCCCCAAGGGCTTCGACCGCAAGGGTCGTTACCTCGGTAAGGGCGTTCTCAAGGCCGTAACCAACGTCAACACTTCCATCGCGGAAGCCCTGATCGGCATGGACGCCTGTGACCAAGTCGGTGTCGACACGGCCATGTTCAAGCTCGACGGCACCGCCAACAAGAAGAACCTCGGCGCCAACGCCATTCTCGGTGTTTCCCTGGCGACTGCCAAGGCTGCTGCTGAGACCCTCGGCCTGCCGCTCTATAAGTACATCGGCGGCCCGAATGCGAAGGTTCTCCCCGTTCCCATGATGAACATCATGAACGGCGGCGCTCACTCCGACGCTCCGATTGACTTCCAGGAATTCATGATCATGCCGATTGGCGCGCCGACATTCCGCGAAGCGCTCCGCTACGGCGCGGAAACGTTCCACAGCCTCAAGAAGGTCCTCAAGGGCATGGGCATGAACACCGCTGTCGGCGACGAAGGCGGCTTTGCCCCGAACATTGAGTCCACCGAAGCTGCCATGGACGCCATCGCCATCGCGATCGAAAAGGCCGGCTACAAGCTCGGTAAGGACATCGTCTTCGCACTCGACGTCGCTTCCTCCGAATTCTACGACAAGAAGAAGAAGAAGTATGTCTTCAAGAAGTCTTCCGGCGACGTTCTCTCCGGTGACGACATGGTCGCCTTCTATCAGGACCTCTGCAAGAAGTACCCGATCCGCTCCATCGAAGACGGCTGCGACGAAAACGACTGGGACACCTGGAAGAAGCTCACCGACGCAATCGGCGACACCACCCAGCTCGTCGGCGACGACCTTTTCGTCACCAACACCAAGTTCCTCAAGAAGGGTATCGATCTCGGCGTGGCCAACTCGATCCTCGTCAAGGTCAACCAAATCGGTTCGCTTACCGAGACCCTCGACGCTGTCGAAATGGCCAAGGAAGCCCGCTACACCAGCGTTCTTTCGCACCGCTCCGGTGAAACCGAAGACAGCACCATCGCTGACATCGCCGTTGCCACCAACTGCGGTCAGATCAAGACCGGCTCCCTCTCCCGCTCCGACCGTATTGCCAAGTACAACCAGCTCCTCCGCATCGAAGAAGAGCTCGGCGAACAAGCGATCTTCGGCGGCAAGCTCTAG
- a CDS encoding sensor histidine kinase: MLWINMVLRMAFVAIGAFLGAEGRGILVGGLIGLIIYGFAVPLLKRNHWNCVILLTSLELCFQVREWMLAFGWLAGFQTQFLLLTAITLLFDHLSLKRRITLALLPIALYWISGFMLSGLIPAISLSEPSLLTLQALNVTCFVVVTMMIVVYFAQTATREKERAQHLAESRARVVANLSHELKTPVAAILTTAQSMLRHERTSDKYKQALRLCERNSRSMSQLIRRMLDLAKAGSDAWEPNLQTLDPRELLATSIDLHTPLAQDDGVDMLLVCKEGKSIESDADLLLIMVNNLLGNAIRYTPRGKAVIIRYSPATKEHGPMISVIDEGPGIRPEVLPHIFDAFYQDQEARSRQSTAHSNYGLGLALTAELAERLKIKIEVESSPGDGAAFHLILPTTL; this comes from the coding sequence ATGCTCTGGATAAACATGGTGCTGCGCATGGCCTTTGTCGCCATCGGTGCCTTTCTGGGTGCCGAAGGTCGCGGTATTCTGGTGGGCGGGCTCATCGGCCTGATCATTTACGGTTTTGCCGTGCCGCTGCTCAAGCGCAACCACTGGAACTGCGTCATCCTGCTGACCAGCCTGGAGCTGTGCTTCCAAGTACGGGAGTGGATGCTGGCCTTTGGCTGGCTGGCTGGCTTCCAAACGCAGTTCCTGCTGCTCACGGCGATCACGCTGCTCTTTGACCACTTAAGCTTAAAGCGGCGCATCACACTGGCCCTGCTCCCCATTGCCTTGTACTGGATCAGCGGTTTCATGCTGAGTGGTCTAATCCCCGCCATTTCCTTATCGGAACCATCGCTGCTCACGCTACAGGCGCTAAACGTCACCTGCTTCGTCGTCGTAACGATGATGATCGTCGTTTATTTCGCGCAGACCGCGACGCGGGAAAAGGAGCGCGCGCAGCACTTGGCGGAATCCCGGGCGCGGGTCGTCGCCAATCTCAGCCATGAGCTGAAAACGCCCGTTGCCGCCATCCTGACCACGGCTCAGTCCATGCTTCGTCATGAGCGCACTAGCGATAAATACAAGCAAGCACTGCGGCTGTGCGAACGTAACTCGCGCAGCATGAGCCAGCTGATCCGGCGCATGCTGGATCTCGCTAAAGCCGGCTCCGACGCCTGGGAGCCCAACCTGCAAACGCTCGATCCGCGCGAGTTGCTGGCGACCTCGATCGACCTGCACACCCCCCTCGCCCAAGACGATGGCGTGGACATGCTGCTGGTTTGCAAGGAAGGTAAATCCATCGAGTCCGACGCCGACTTACTGCTGATCATGGTCAACAATCTGCTCGGCAACGCGATCCGCTACACACCGCGGGGTAAGGCGGTCATCATCCGCTACTCGCCCGCCACCAAAGAGCATGGCCCGATGATCTCGGTGATCGACGAGGGCCCGGGCATTCGCCCCGAAGTGCTGCCCCACATTTTTGACGCGTTCTACCAGGATCAGGAAGCCCGCAGTCGGCAGTCGACCGCGCATTCCAACTACGGCCTCGGCCTCGCGCTGACGGCCGAGCTCGCCGAGCGGCTGAAGATAAAAATCGAGGTCGAGTCCAGCCCGGGCGACGGCGCGGCGTTTCATTTGATTTTGCCCACCACACTTTAA
- a CDS encoding DUF4962 domain-containing protein, producing MHPPARLFRCCLAASLLIAAPLLAQTQLDYPPGRVLADDIAQMDFQLAPDYATQHPRLLFFEKDRAALQQRAKDEPELWRAVIAHANGIKHNPPDEARIRKGDKYWRAEYMQSGALAWFVTGDAAYRDGTIAWMKAFCAVDVWGTGFRDNVDLQAAWYLYHISIAYDILYDEIPAHDRTAIEQGIIDHAEALYAVHAGDEGHKIRYDQNHTYIPTTALTAAALTLYGRVDAAKKWLNQSAAILRRSRYVQSEDGYYYEGFGYYVYALHWQVRAAELLSRATDENYFELPVLRDTWMNALYLSLPGDAGAYDIGDCFSWSKTGERNGLSVNNHTMMWAIASANGSPENQTAGNFYQARKPDLDYPAAAFLWFDPAIEPAPFDTIPPYHYFPDHDIVSWRSGWDDDATCVLFRCGPPLGHAAMDKLGELDDWIMNCGHVHPDIGAFWLYAKGQYLALDTGYLARKWTEDHNTLLIDGKGQGIDGSYWNDRGADYGIFDRAHIDVVELTDEYFLARGEFGSAYTPQVAGVELHRTVAGTKDWMLVFDEMSANDAHALTWICHTEAPFKQVGESYVATMSRASLAVTPLSPRALTPTMQPAMVEFGSGPQNPQPVQTGYELLLTMPEPQSKAYIANLLTPLDPDEAPPTASLRFEHGSPIVLEIRFADGTQQQAAIVPDAPKGTPKVILK from the coding sequence ATGCATCCCCCTGCCCGTTTATTTCGCTGCTGCCTGGCAGCTTCGTTGCTCATCGCCGCCCCCCTGTTGGCCCAAACCCAGCTGGATTACCCACCAGGCCGCGTGCTCGCTGATGACATTGCGCAGATGGACTTCCAGCTAGCGCCGGACTATGCCACCCAACACCCCCGGCTGCTCTTTTTTGAGAAAGACCGCGCAGCACTTCAGCAACGCGCCAAGGATGAGCCCGAGCTCTGGCGCGCCGTCATTGCCCACGCCAACGGCATAAAGCACAACCCGCCCGACGAGGCTCGTATCCGCAAGGGCGACAAATACTGGCGCGCGGAATACATGCAGTCCGGCGCGCTGGCGTGGTTCGTGACTGGAGACGCCGCCTACCGCGACGGCACCATTGCCTGGATGAAAGCCTTTTGCGCCGTGGACGTGTGGGGGACGGGCTTCCGCGACAATGTCGACCTGCAAGCCGCGTGGTATCTCTACCACATCTCGATCGCCTACGACATACTTTACGACGAAATCCCCGCCCATGACCGCACTGCCATCGAGCAAGGAATCATCGACCACGCCGAGGCCTTGTATGCCGTCCACGCTGGCGACGAGGGACATAAAATCCGCTACGACCAAAACCACACCTACATCCCGACCACGGCGCTCACTGCCGCCGCGCTTACTTTGTATGGCAGAGTGGACGCTGCCAAAAAGTGGCTCAACCAGTCCGCCGCCATCCTGCGGCGGAGCCGCTACGTCCAGAGCGAGGACGGCTACTATTACGAGGGCTTCGGCTACTATGTTTACGCGCTTCACTGGCAGGTGCGCGCCGCCGAGCTGCTCTCCCGCGCCACCGACGAAAACTACTTTGAGCTGCCCGTGCTACGCGACACCTGGATGAACGCGCTCTACCTGAGCCTCCCCGGTGACGCCGGTGCCTATGATATCGGCGACTGCTTCAGCTGGTCCAAGACCGGCGAACGCAACGGCCTGTCGGTCAACAACCACACGATGATGTGGGCCATCGCCTCGGCCAACGGTTCCCCAGAAAACCAGACAGCGGGCAACTTTTATCAGGCGCGCAAGCCAGACCTCGACTACCCAGCGGCGGCCTTTCTGTGGTTTGACCCCGCCATTGAGCCCGCACCGTTCGACACGATCCCGCCCTACCATTATTTCCCGGATCACGACATCGTCTCCTGGCGCTCCGGCTGGGACGACGACGCCACGTGCGTGCTCTTCCGCTGCGGTCCGCCGCTCGGCCATGCCGCCATGGATAAGCTCGGCGAGCTTGATGACTGGATCATGAACTGCGGCCACGTTCACCCCGACATCGGCGCGTTTTGGCTCTACGCCAAGGGGCAATACCTCGCGCTCGACACCGGCTACCTCGCCCGCAAATGGACCGAGGACCACAACACACTCCTCATCGACGGCAAGGGCCAGGGCATCGACGGCAGCTACTGGAATGACCGCGGGGCCGACTACGGTATCTTCGACCGGGCGCATATCGACGTCGTCGAGCTGACCGATGAATACTTCCTGGCCCGGGGCGAATTCGGGTCGGCCTACACGCCGCAAGTCGCAGGCGTGGAGCTGCACCGCACCGTGGCCGGCACCAAAGACTGGATGCTCGTCTTCGATGAAATGTCTGCCAACGACGCCCACGCGCTAACCTGGATTTGCCACACCGAAGCGCCGTTCAAGCAAGTCGGTGAAAGCTATGTTGCCACCATGTCGAGGGCCAGCCTCGCGGTGACGCCACTCTCGCCCCGCGCCCTCACCCCGACCATGCAGCCGGCGATGGTCGAGTTTGGCAGTGGCCCGCAGAACCCCCAACCGGTCCAAACCGGCTACGAACTTTTGCTGACTATGCCCGAACCGCAAAGCAAGGCCTACATCGCGAACTTACTAACACCGCTGGACCCCGACGAAGCGCCCCCCACAGCGAGTTTACGCTTCGAGCACGGCAGTCCAATCGTCCTTGAAATCCGGTTTGCCGATGGCACGCAACAGCAAGCAGCCATCGTCCCCGACGCACCAAAGGGCACGCCCAAAGTCATTCTCAAGTAG